A window of Perognathus longimembris pacificus isolate PPM17 chromosome 6, ASM2315922v1, whole genome shotgun sequence contains these coding sequences:
- the Angpt4 gene encoding angiopoietin-4 isoform X2 produces the protein MLSRPAMLLGGLLLLATMTAAQWRGQEAGRRRQTHRVQHGQCSYTFVLPEPEPCPPEPEAFGAPNSLQRDLPAAGLHVGDWQARRVRQLEKMLENNTQWLRKLERSIQTSLRSELAQAQQHIVQNQTATMLELGTNLLNQTTAKTRKLSDVEAQVLNQTSHMEIQMLETSLSTNKLEKQLLLQGHELHRLQGRNSALETRLQALETQQRVELASLRDQRERLRHQLGLQSGALAGLERSLRALGGNASSLQRAQRQLVDFVQRLVHMAAQGQGPQELASVRAPEPEFQDCAEIQRSGANASGVYTIHMANTSEPRKVFCELEANGGGWTLIQRREKGSVSFQQGWKEYKEGFGDPAGEHWLGNEAVHQLTSRATYSLRVELQDWEGQETYAQYERFQLGSEGQMYRLSLSGYSGSAGDQSSLPLKGANFSTRDADNDDCFCKCAQMMSGGWWFVACGLSNLNGVYYPASYHLRKLNGIRWHYFRGPSYSLRATRMMVRPVGG, from the exons ATGCTCTCCCGGCCAGCCATGCTGCTAGGCGGCCTCCTCCTGCTGGCCACCATGACTGCCGCCCAGTGGAGGGGCCAGGAGGCCGGCCGGCGCCGCCAGACGCACCGCGTCCAGCACGGGCAGTGCAGCTACACCTTTGTGCTGCCGGAGCCCGAGCCCTGCCCGCCGGAGCCCGAGGCCTTCGGGGCCCCCAACAGCCTGCAGAGGGACCTGCCCGCCGCAGGGCTGCACGTGGGGGACTGGCAAGCCCGCCGGGTGCGGCAGCTGGAGAAGATGCTGGAGAACAACACGCAGTGGCTGCGGAAG ctggAGCGGTCCATCCAGACAAGCCTGAGGTCAGAGCTGGCCCAAGCCCAGCAGCACATAGTTCAGAACCAGACAGCCACCATGCTGGAGCTGGGCACCAACCTCCTGAACCAGACCACGGCCAAGACCCGCAAGCTGAGTGACGTCGAGGCCCAG GTCCTGAACCAGACATCCCACATGGAGATCCAGATGCTGGAGACCTCGCTGTCCACCAACAAGCTGGAGAAGCAGCTGCTCCTGCAGGGCCACGAGTTGCACCGGTTGCAGGGCCGAAATAG cgcccTGGAGACCCGGCTGCAGGCCCTGGAGACGCAGCAGCGGGTGGAGCTGGCCAGCCTCCGGGACCAGAGGGAGCGGCTGCGGCACCAGCTGGGCCTCCAGAGCGGAGCCCTGGCGGGCCTCGAGCGCAGCCTGCGCGCCCTGGGTGGCAACGCCAGCTCCCTGCAGCGTGCGCAGCGACAGCTGGTGGACTTCGTCCAGCGCCTGGTGCACATGGCCGCCCAGGGCCAGGGCCCCCAGGAGCTAG CCTCCGTGAGGGCACCGGAGCCCGAGTTCCAGGACTGCGCCGAGATCCAGCGCTCCGGGGCCAACGCCAGCGGTGTCTACACCATCCATATGGCCAATACCTCAGAGCCCAGGAAG gtgttCTGTGAGCTGGAGGCCAATGGAGGCGGATGGACCCTCATCCAGCGCCGCGAGAAAGGCAGCGTGAGCTTCCAGCAGGGGTGGAAGGAGTACAAGGAG GGCTTTGGCGACCCCGCCGGGGAGCACTGGCTGGGCAATGAGGCGGTGCACCAGCTGACCAGCAGGGCGACCTATTCACTGCGGGTGGAGCTGCAGGACTGGGAGGGCCAGGAGACCTACGCCCAATATGAGCGCTTCCAGCTGGGCAGCGAAGGGCAGATGTACAG GCTTTCTCTGAGCGGATACAGCGGCTCCGCCGGGGACCAGAGCAGCCTGCCCTTGAAGGGCGCCAACTTCAGCACCCGGGACGCGGACAACGACGATTGCTTCTGCAAGTGCGCCCAGATGATGTCGGGAG GGTGGTGGTTTGTCGCCTGCGGCCTCTCCAACCTCAACGGCGTCTACTACCCGGCCAGCTACCACTTGCGCAAACTCAACGGCATCCGCTGGCACTACTTCCGGGGGCCCAGCTACTCTCTGCGGGCCACGCGCATGATGGTGCGGCCCGTGGGCGGCTAG
- the Angpt4 gene encoding angiopoietin-4 isoform X1, whose amino-acid sequence MLSRPAMLLGGLLLLATMTAAQWRGQEAGRRRQTHRVQHGQCSYTFVLPEPEPCPPEPEAFGAPNSLQRDLPAAGLHVGDWQARRVRQLEKMLENNTQWLRKLERSIQTSLRSELAQAQQHIVQNQTATMLELGTNLLNQTTAKTRKLSDVEAQVLNQTSHMEIQMLETSLSTNKLEKQLLLQGHELHRLQGRNSALETRLQALETQQRVELASLRDQRERLRHQLGLQSGALAGLERSLRALGGNASSLQRAQRQLVDFVQRLVHMAAQGQGPQELAASVRAPEPEFQDCAEIQRSGANASGVYTIHMANTSEPRKVFCELEANGGGWTLIQRREKGSVSFQQGWKEYKEGFGDPAGEHWLGNEAVHQLTSRATYSLRVELQDWEGQETYAQYERFQLGSEGQMYRLSLSGYSGSAGDQSSLPLKGANFSTRDADNDDCFCKCAQMMSGGWWFVACGLSNLNGVYYPASYHLRKLNGIRWHYFRGPSYSLRATRMMVRPVGG is encoded by the exons ATGCTCTCCCGGCCAGCCATGCTGCTAGGCGGCCTCCTCCTGCTGGCCACCATGACTGCCGCCCAGTGGAGGGGCCAGGAGGCCGGCCGGCGCCGCCAGACGCACCGCGTCCAGCACGGGCAGTGCAGCTACACCTTTGTGCTGCCGGAGCCCGAGCCCTGCCCGCCGGAGCCCGAGGCCTTCGGGGCCCCCAACAGCCTGCAGAGGGACCTGCCCGCCGCAGGGCTGCACGTGGGGGACTGGCAAGCCCGCCGGGTGCGGCAGCTGGAGAAGATGCTGGAGAACAACACGCAGTGGCTGCGGAAG ctggAGCGGTCCATCCAGACAAGCCTGAGGTCAGAGCTGGCCCAAGCCCAGCAGCACATAGTTCAGAACCAGACAGCCACCATGCTGGAGCTGGGCACCAACCTCCTGAACCAGACCACGGCCAAGACCCGCAAGCTGAGTGACGTCGAGGCCCAG GTCCTGAACCAGACATCCCACATGGAGATCCAGATGCTGGAGACCTCGCTGTCCACCAACAAGCTGGAGAAGCAGCTGCTCCTGCAGGGCCACGAGTTGCACCGGTTGCAGGGCCGAAATAG cgcccTGGAGACCCGGCTGCAGGCCCTGGAGACGCAGCAGCGGGTGGAGCTGGCCAGCCTCCGGGACCAGAGGGAGCGGCTGCGGCACCAGCTGGGCCTCCAGAGCGGAGCCCTGGCGGGCCTCGAGCGCAGCCTGCGCGCCCTGGGTGGCAACGCCAGCTCCCTGCAGCGTGCGCAGCGACAGCTGGTGGACTTCGTCCAGCGCCTGGTGCACATGGCCGCCCAGGGCCAGGGCCCCCAGGAGCTAG CAGCCTCCGTGAGGGCACCGGAGCCCGAGTTCCAGGACTGCGCCGAGATCCAGCGCTCCGGGGCCAACGCCAGCGGTGTCTACACCATCCATATGGCCAATACCTCAGAGCCCAGGAAG gtgttCTGTGAGCTGGAGGCCAATGGAGGCGGATGGACCCTCATCCAGCGCCGCGAGAAAGGCAGCGTGAGCTTCCAGCAGGGGTGGAAGGAGTACAAGGAG GGCTTTGGCGACCCCGCCGGGGAGCACTGGCTGGGCAATGAGGCGGTGCACCAGCTGACCAGCAGGGCGACCTATTCACTGCGGGTGGAGCTGCAGGACTGGGAGGGCCAGGAGACCTACGCCCAATATGAGCGCTTCCAGCTGGGCAGCGAAGGGCAGATGTACAG GCTTTCTCTGAGCGGATACAGCGGCTCCGCCGGGGACCAGAGCAGCCTGCCCTTGAAGGGCGCCAACTTCAGCACCCGGGACGCGGACAACGACGATTGCTTCTGCAAGTGCGCCCAGATGATGTCGGGAG GGTGGTGGTTTGTCGCCTGCGGCCTCTCCAACCTCAACGGCGTCTACTACCCGGCCAGCTACCACTTGCGCAAACTCAACGGCATCCGCTGGCACTACTTCCGGGGGCCCAGCTACTCTCTGCGGGCCACGCGCATGATGGTGCGGCCCGTGGGCGGCTAG